One region of Oryza sativa Japonica Group chromosome 5, ASM3414082v1 genomic DNA includes:
- the LOC4338323 gene encoding uncharacterized protein isoform X1 — MRLAEEAGLASPLDELLPPVDFCCAYGSTLLHARSGAASMIDYILGIPDPLQWHSENLERNPAHYSGWMARLGPGAVRTTLDGWLASAPTLESMMPLQIRRALSHITGIYFPFLAFDQRVLP; from the exons ATGCGgctggcggaggaggcggggctGGCCAGCCCGCTCGACGAGCTCCTCCCGCCGGTGGACTTCTGCTGCGCGTACGGCTCAACCCTCCTCCACGCGCGCTCCGGCGCGGCCTCCATGATCGACTACATCCTCGGCATCCCCGACCCGCTCCAGTGGCACTCCGAG AACTTGGAGAGGAATCCCGCGCACTACTCCGGATGGATGGCTCGCCTCGGCCCCGGCGCTGTACGCACTACTCTGGATGGATGGCTCGCCTCGGCCCCGACGCT TGAATCGATGATGCCATTACAGATAAGAAGAGCACTAAGTCATATCACTGgaatatattttccttttcttgctttTGATCAAAGAGTTCTGCCGTAG
- the LOC4338323 gene encoding phosphatidate cytidylyltransferase, mitochondrial isoform X6 yields the protein MRLAEEAGLASPLDELLPPVDFCCAYGSTLLHARSGAASMIDYILGIPDPLQWHSENLERNPAHYSGWMARLGPGAVRTTLDGWLASAPTLAVNR from the exons ATGCGgctggcggaggaggcggggctGGCCAGCCCGCTCGACGAGCTCCTCCCGCCGGTGGACTTCTGCTGCGCGTACGGCTCAACCCTCCTCCACGCGCGCTCCGGCGCGGCCTCCATGATCGACTACATCCTCGGCATCCCCGACCCGCTCCAGTGGCACTCCGAG AACTTGGAGAGGAATCCCGCGCACTACTCCGGATGGATGGCTCGCCTCGGCCCCGGCGCTGTACGCACTACTCTGGATGGATGGCTCGCCTCGGCCCCGACGCT GGCAGTGAATCGATGA
- the LOC4338323 gene encoding phosphatidate cytidylyltransferase, mitochondrial isoform X3, whose amino-acid sequence MRLAEEAGLASPLDELLPPVDFCCAYGSTLLHARSGAASMIDYILGIPDPLQWHSENLERNPAHYSGWMARLGPGAVRTTLDGWLASAPTLIGVGVYFNPFVEWRDKRIKYAGGLMMS is encoded by the exons ATGCGgctggcggaggaggcggggctGGCCAGCCCGCTCGACGAGCTCCTCCCGCCGGTGGACTTCTGCTGCGCGTACGGCTCAACCCTCCTCCACGCGCGCTCCGGCGCGGCCTCCATGATCGACTACATCCTCGGCATCCCCGACCCGCTCCAGTGGCACTCCGAG AACTTGGAGAGGAATCCCGCGCACTACTCCGGATGGATGGCTCGCCTCGGCCCCGGCGCTGTACGCACTACTCTGGATGGATGGCTCGCCTCGGCCCCGACGCT CATCGGCGTTGGGGTGTACTTCAATCCATTTGTTGAGTGGAGGGACAAG AGGATAAAGTACGCCGGAGGATTAATGATGTCTTAA
- the LOC4338323 gene encoding phosphatidate cytidylyltransferase, mitochondrial isoform X4 yields the protein MRLAEEAGLASPLDELLPPVDFCCAYGSTLLHARSGAASMIDYILGIPDPLQWHSENLERNPAHYSGWMARLGPGAVRTTLDGWLASAPTLIGVGVYFNPFVEWRDKLCGCRG from the exons ATGCGgctggcggaggaggcggggctGGCCAGCCCGCTCGACGAGCTCCTCCCGCCGGTGGACTTCTGCTGCGCGTACGGCTCAACCCTCCTCCACGCGCGCTCCGGCGCGGCCTCCATGATCGACTACATCCTCGGCATCCCCGACCCGCTCCAGTGGCACTCCGAG AACTTGGAGAGGAATCCCGCGCACTACTCCGGATGGATGGCTCGCCTCGGCCCCGGCGCTGTACGCACTACTCTGGATGGATGGCTCGCCTCGGCCCCGACGCT CATCGGCGTTGGGGTGTACTTCAATCCATTTGTTGAGTGGAGGGACAAG CTATGTGGATGCAGAGGATAA
- the LOC4338323 gene encoding phosphatidate cytidylyltransferase, mitochondrial isoform X2, translated as MRLAEEAGLASPLDELLPPVDFCCAYGSTLLHARSGAASMIDYILGIPDPLQWHSENLERNPAHYSGWMARLGPGAVRTTLDGWLASAPTLIGVGVYFNPFVEWRDKVAFATKPPEFCSLML; from the exons ATGCGgctggcggaggaggcggggctGGCCAGCCCGCTCGACGAGCTCCTCCCGCCGGTGGACTTCTGCTGCGCGTACGGCTCAACCCTCCTCCACGCGCGCTCCGGCGCGGCCTCCATGATCGACTACATCCTCGGCATCCCCGACCCGCTCCAGTGGCACTCCGAG AACTTGGAGAGGAATCCCGCGCACTACTCCGGATGGATGGCTCGCCTCGGCCCCGGCGCTGTACGCACTACTCTGGATGGATGGCTCGCCTCGGCCCCGACGCT CATCGGCGTTGGGGTGTACTTCAATCCATTTGTTGAGTGGAGGGACAAGGTAGCATTTGCAACGAAGCCTCCTGAATTTTGTAGCCTGATGCTTTGA
- the LOC4338323 gene encoding phosphatidate cytidylyltransferase, mitochondrial isoform X5, giving the protein MRLAEEAGLASPLDELLPPVDFCCAYGSTLLHARSGAASMIDYILGIPDPLQWHSENLERNPAHYSGWMARLGPGAVRTTLDGWLASAPTLYAFIPHL; this is encoded by the exons ATGCGgctggcggaggaggcggggctGGCCAGCCCGCTCGACGAGCTCCTCCCGCCGGTGGACTTCTGCTGCGCGTACGGCTCAACCCTCCTCCACGCGCGCTCCGGCGCGGCCTCCATGATCGACTACATCCTCGGCATCCCCGACCCGCTCCAGTGGCACTCCGAG AACTTGGAGAGGAATCCCGCGCACTACTCCGGATGGATGGCTCGCCTCGGCCCCGGCGCTGTACGCACTACTCTGGATGGATGGCTCGCCTCGGCCCCGACGCTGTATGCGTTCATTCCTCACCTTTAA
- the LOC4338324 gene encoding lactoylglutathione lyase, whose protein sequence is MAAAAIAAASLLPSSAFALRRLSSAANVSRFAQLKRFDRARRFAPAAAMSTSSGPKEAPANNPGLQAPSEKDPATKGYFMQQTMFRVKDPKVSLDFYSRVMGMSLLKRLDFPEMKFSLYFLGYEDVESAPTDPVKRTVWTFGQRATLELTHNWGTENDPEFKGYHNGNSDPRGFGHIGVTVHDVYKACERFERLGVEFVKKPDDGKMKGIAFIKDPDGYWIEIFDLNRIGAVTAEAS, encoded by the exons CCGTCTCTCCTCGGCGGCGAACGTCTCCCGCTTTGCCCAGCTCAAG AGATTCGACCGGGCTCGCCggttcgcgccggccgccgccatgtcGACGTCGTCGGGGCCGAAGGAGGCGCCGGCAAACAACCCGGGCCTCCAGGCGCCGTCGGAGAAGGACCCCGCGACCAAGGGCTACTTCATGCAGCAGACG ATGTTCCGTGTAAAGGATCCAAAAGTGAGTCTCGACTTCTACTCGCGTGTGATGGGCATGTC GTTGCTGAAAAGATTGGATTTTCCTGAGATGAAATTCAGCTTGTATTTTCTTGGTTATGAG GATGTGGAATCGGCCCCTACTGATCCTGTAAAGAGGACTGTTTGGACTTTTGGGCAAAGGGCTACACTTGAGCTCACACA CAACTGGGGCACAGAAAATGATCCTGAATTCAAAGGTTACCATAATGGGAACTCAGACCCTCGTGGTTTTG GTCATATAGGAGTAACTGTTCACGATGTCTATAAGGCGTGTGAGCGGTTCGAACGTCTTGGGGTAGAGTTTGTTAAAAAGCCAGATGATG GTAAAATGAAGGGCATTGCATTTATCAAAGACCCTGATGGCTACTGGATTGAAATATTTGACCTGAACAGAATTGGGGCGGTGACTGCGGAAGCATCATGA